One part of the Fusobacterium sp. JB019 genome encodes these proteins:
- the hpt gene encoding hypoxanthine phosphoribosyltransferase, whose translation MEGSIEVLIPREKVESRIKELGKIIAEDYKDKDLVCVGLLKGSVMFMAELTKSMEIDLAMDFMKVSSYGGGMDSTGVVKILKDVDEDLTGKDVLIIEDIIDTGLTIANVKDFLAKKMPNSIKVCSLLDKPSRRKVDVKGEYIGFEIPDEFVVGYGLDLDEKYRNLPFVGKFIQKK comes from the coding sequence ATGGAAGGTAGTATAGAGGTTTTAATCCCTAGAGAAAAAGTTGAATCACGTATCAAAGAATTAGGAAAAATAATTGCTGAAGATTACAAGGATAAAGATTTAGTCTGCGTAGGACTTTTAAAAGGTTCAGTTATGTTCATGGCTGAGTTAACAAAAAGTATGGAAATCGATTTAGCAATGGATTTCATGAAAGTCTCTAGTTATGGTGGAGGAATGGACTCTACAGGAGTTGTTAAAATATTAAAAGACGTTGATGAAGATTTAACTGGAAAAGACGTTCTTATTATAGAAGATATTATAGATACAGGTCTTACAATAGCTAATGTTAAGGATTTTTTAGCTAAAAAAATGCCTAATTCTATAAAAGTTTGTTCTCTTTTAGACAAACCTAGTAGAAGAAAAGTAGATGTTAAAGGAGAATATATTGGTTTTGAAATTCCTGATGAATTTGTTGTTGGGTATGGATTAGACTTAGATGAAAAATATAGAAACTTACCTTTTGTCGGGAAATTTATTCAGAAAAAATAG
- a CDS encoding PolC-type DNA polymerase III: MNKKIKITPKENFFHYLGAKNIFVKLILFFNKTKTLKIKCSIKNPSFISETDLISKELKKTFGSSISIEFEIQYKDNKISKETLINIVDKAICKLKENNATSKSFLFLYRINIEQNKIIIELKNKIAIDNLYDSKINIKLEKILAEFGINNFNVSFIPGDFSKEINKLEQEKENIMFSLSEKIDKEIAEIKANPNLAKTTPSNNNSWTNNPSKSTPRKIKGTPIPLKEFNDIYEGENCIIQGEVFSIDFRELKNGTTLKTFRITDNSNSLTIKKFDRNNSVEEINTGEWIKVSGRKQLDKFSDNEEVLIATSINKLDIVKEIKKDTSEEKMVELHTHSKMSEMVGVTEITDLIKTAKSFGHKSIAITDYSVVHTFPIAFNKTKKDKNFKAILGCEMYMVDDEKPMITHPKDLPIEEETFVVFDLETTGLNSHDNEIIEIGAIKLKGTRIIDKFSEFVKPKGKIPEKIQRLTSISNSMVADALGIEKVLPKFIEFSKDATMVAHNAKFDMSFIRRDCKKILNIDFDPSVIDTLQMARDVMPHLRSFGLGPLTKKLGVALESHHRAVDDCQATAGMFVIFLNKYFDKGILNLKDINNGFSLNIQKQDTINIIALVKNQEGLKNLYKLVSYAHKDHFGSKKARVLKSEVKKLRDGLLIGGSTTVHFRNTNDISLNYLDYNFKEMEKSIEFYDYVELLSRENFNEFIEEDGTNRISNYKAVEKMNEFIYETCKKHNKIVTASSNVHYLEKDEANIRSILLYGSGTVFNKRQYLIDNGFYFRTTDEMLEEFSYLGAEEARKIVIKNTNAIADSIDKVQPIPDGFYPPELDNAENIVRDMTYEKAHRIYGDPLPEIVKKRLERELNSIINHGFSVLYLSAQKLVKKSLDNGYLVGSRGSVGSSLVAFMMGITEVNALYPHYICEDPECKYSEFTDKEGAGVDLPEKVCPKCGKPLKRDGHAIPFEVFMGFDGDKVPDIDLNFSGEYQSEIHRYCEEMFGKSNVFKAGTISTLAEKNAIGYVRKFFEDHEIDSNNAEIFRRASKVEGAKKTTGQHPGGMVIVPKNMEVYDFCPIQHPANDINNDSITTHFDYHVMDEQLVKLDILGHDDPTTIKVLQEYTGVNIYDIPIADKDTLQLFSGTEILGVTPKDIGSTVGTFGVPEFGTQFVRQMLVDTRPKTFAELVRISGLSHGTDVWLNNAQEFIRAGKATLSDVITVRDDIMNYLIDNGVEKLTAFKIMEFVRKGKPSKDPEQWQKYSDILKEKNVKDWYIESCKRIKYMFPKGHAVAYVMMAMRIAYFKVHYPLAFYAAYLTRKIDDFDFEIMGNSNLAKEKLEELKQESKLDVKKKTQFAICEIVIEMYARGFEFLKIDLYKSEGFKFTIEDNKIRVPLLGINGLGASVIENLIKERNQDKFLSYEDLKRRTKISSTTLDKLKSINAVENLSDTNQISLF, translated from the coding sequence ATGAATAAAAAAATTAAAATAACTCCTAAAGAAAATTTTTTCCATTATTTAGGAGCTAAAAATATCTTTGTGAAATTAATTTTATTCTTTAATAAAACTAAAACTTTAAAAATAAAATGTTCAATAAAGAACCCTTCTTTTATTTCTGAAACTGATTTAATCTCCAAAGAATTAAAAAAAACATTTGGTTCTTCAATTTCTATAGAATTTGAAATTCAGTATAAAGATAATAAAATTTCTAAAGAAACTCTTATAAATATAGTAGATAAAGCTATTTGTAAGCTTAAAGAAAATAACGCTACTTCTAAATCTTTTTTATTTCTTTATAGAATCAATATAGAACAAAATAAAATTATTATTGAATTAAAAAATAAAATAGCAATTGATAATTTATATGATTCTAAAATAAATATTAAATTAGAAAAAATTCTAGCTGAATTTGGAATAAACAACTTTAATGTTTCTTTTATTCCTGGAGATTTTTCTAAAGAAATTAATAAATTAGAACAAGAAAAAGAAAATATAATGTTTAGTTTAAGTGAAAAAATAGATAAAGAAATAGCTGAAATCAAAGCTAATCCAAATCTAGCAAAAACAACTCCAAGCAACAATAATTCTTGGACAAATAATCCTTCTAAAAGTACACCTAGAAAAATTAAAGGAACTCCAATTCCTCTTAAGGAATTTAATGATATTTATGAAGGAGAGAACTGTATTATCCAAGGAGAAGTTTTCAGTATTGATTTTCGTGAACTTAAAAATGGAACTACTTTAAAAACATTTAGAATTACAGATAATTCGAATTCTTTAACTATTAAAAAATTTGACAGAAATAATTCAGTTGAAGAAATTAATACAGGGGAATGGATTAAAGTTAGTGGAAGAAAACAGCTAGATAAATTTTCTGATAATGAAGAAGTGCTAATTGCCACATCAATAAATAAATTAGACATCGTTAAAGAAATAAAAAAAGATACTAGTGAAGAAAAAATGGTTGAATTACACACTCATAGTAAAATGAGTGAAATGGTGGGAGTTACTGAAATAACAGATTTAATTAAAACAGCTAAATCTTTTGGACATAAAAGTATAGCTATTACAGACTATTCTGTTGTTCATACTTTTCCTATTGCTTTTAACAAAACTAAAAAAGATAAAAATTTCAAAGCTATTTTAGGTTGTGAAATGTATATGGTAGATGATGAAAAACCTATGATTACTCACCCAAAAGATTTACCAATTGAAGAAGAAACTTTTGTAGTTTTTGACTTAGAAACTACAGGACTTAATTCTCACGATAATGAAATAATTGAAATTGGAGCAATTAAATTAAAGGGCACTAGAATAATTGATAAATTTTCTGAATTTGTTAAACCTAAAGGAAAAATTCCTGAAAAAATTCAAAGATTAACTAGTATTTCAAATAGTATGGTTGCTGATGCCCTAGGTATTGAAAAAGTTTTACCTAAATTTATTGAATTTTCAAAAGATGCAACTATGGTAGCCCACAATGCTAAATTTGATATGAGTTTTATTAGAAGAGACTGTAAAAAAATATTAAATATAGACTTTGATCCTAGTGTTATTGATACTCTTCAAATGGCTAGAGATGTTATGCCACATCTTAGAAGTTTTGGTTTAGGACCACTTACTAAAAAATTAGGTGTGGCCCTTGAAAGTCACCATAGAGCTGTTGATGATTGTCAAGCAACTGCAGGAATGTTTGTTATATTTTTAAATAAATACTTTGATAAAGGTATTCTAAATTTAAAAGATATAAACAATGGTTTTTCTCTTAATATTCAAAAACAAGATACAATTAATATAATTGCTCTTGTTAAAAATCAAGAAGGTTTAAAGAATTTATATAAATTAGTTTCTTATGCTCATAAAGATCATTTTGGTAGTAAAAAAGCTAGAGTTCTTAAAAGTGAAGTAAAAAAACTAAGAGACGGCCTTCTAATTGGAGGAAGTACAACAGTTCACTTTAGAAATACCAATGATATCTCTTTAAATTATTTAGATTATAATTTTAAAGAGATGGAAAAATCTATTGAATTTTATGATTATGTGGAACTTTTATCTAGAGAAAACTTTAATGAATTTATAGAAGAAGATGGAACTAATAGAATCTCTAATTACAAAGCTGTTGAAAAAATGAATGAATTCATTTATGAAACATGTAAAAAACATAATAAAATAGTTACTGCAAGTTCTAATGTACACTATTTAGAAAAAGATGAAGCTAATATAAGAAGTATTCTTCTTTACGGTAGTGGTACTGTATTTAATAAAAGACAGTACTTAATAGATAATGGTTTTTATTTTAGAACTACTGATGAAATGCTTGAAGAATTTTCATATTTAGGAGCAGAAGAAGCTCGAAAAATTGTAATTAAAAATACTAATGCTATAGCTGATAGTATTGATAAAGTTCAACCTATTCCAGATGGATTTTATCCTCCTGAATTGGATAATGCTGAAAATATTGTTAGAGATATGACTTATGAAAAAGCTCATAGAATTTATGGGGACCCTCTCCCTGAAATAGTTAAAAAAAGACTAGAAAGAGAACTTAATTCTATTATTAACCATGGATTTTCAGTTCTATATCTTTCAGCTCAAAAACTTGTTAAAAAATCATTAGATAATGGTTATCTAGTTGGTTCTAGAGGTTCTGTTGGATCCTCTCTTGTTGCTTTTATGATGGGAATTACAGAAGTTAATGCATTGTATCCTCATTATATTTGTGAAGACCCTGAATGTAAATATTCTGAATTTACTGATAAAGAAGGAGCCGGAGTTGACCTTCCTGAAAAAGTTTGTCCAAAATGTGGAAAACCTTTAAAAAGAGATGGACATGCTATCCCTTTTGAAGTTTTCATGGGATTTGATGGAGATAAAGTCCCTGATATTGACCTTAACTTTTCAGGAGAATATCAATCTGAAATTCATAGATACTGCGAAGAAATGTTTGGAAAATCTAATGTATTTAAAGCTGGAACTATTTCTACTCTAGCTGAAAAAAATGCTATTGGATATGTTAGAAAATTCTTTGAAGATCATGAAATAGATAGTAATAATGCTGAAATTTTCAGAAGAGCTTCTAAAGTTGAGGGAGCTAAAAAAACAACAGGACAACATCCTGGAGGAATGGTAATTGTTCCAAAAAACATGGAAGTTTATGATTTTTGTCCTATACAACATCCTGCTAATGATATTAACAATGATTCTATTACAACTCATTTTGATTATCATGTTATGGATGAACAACTTGTAAAATTGGATATACTAGGACATGATGATCCTACAACTATTAAAGTACTACAAGAATACACTGGAGTTAATATTTATGATATTCCTATAGCTGATAAAGATACTCTACAACTATTTTCTGGAACAGAAATATTGGGAGTTACACCTAAAGATATTGGATCTACTGTTGGAACTTTTGGAGTTCCTGAATTTGGTACTCAATTTGTTAGACAAATGCTTGTTGACACTAGACCTAAGACATTTGCTGAACTTGTTAGAATATCAGGTCTTTCTCATGGTACTGATGTATGGCTTAATAATGCCCAAGAATTTATCAGAGCAGGAAAAGCTACTCTTTCTGATGTTATAACTGTTAGAGACGATATTATGAACTATCTTATTGATAATGGTGTAGAAAAATTAACAGCTTTTAAAATAATGGAATTTGTTAGAAAAGGAAAACCTTCTAAGGATCCTGAACAATGGCAAAAATATTCAGATATTCTTAAAGAAAAAAATGTTAAAGACTGGTATATTGAATCTTGTAAAAGAATAAAATATATGTTCCCTAAAGGACATGCTGTAGCTTATGTTATGATGGCTATGAGAATTGCATATTTTAAAGTTCACTATCCTTTAGCCTTCTATGCAGCTTATTTAACTAGAAAAATTGATGATTTCGATTTTGAAATTATGGGAAATAGTAATTTAGCTAAAGAAAAATTAGAAGAACTTAAACAAGAATCTAAGCTAGATGTAAAAAAGAAAACTCAATTTGCTATTTGCGAAATTGTTATTGAAATGTACGCTCGAGGATTTGAGTTCTTAAAAATAGATTTATATAAATCTGAAGGATTTAAATTTACTATTGAGGATAATAAAATAAGAGTTCCCCTTCTTGGGATTAATGGTCTTGGAGCTAGTGTTATTGAAAATTTAATAAAAGAAAGAAACCAAGATAAATTCCTTTCTTATGAAGATTTAAAGCGTCGTACTAAAATTTCTTCAACTACTTTAGATAAATTAAAATCAATTAACGCTGTGGAAAATTTAAGTGATACTAATCAAATTAGTCTTTTTTAG
- a CDS encoding tyrosine-type recombinase/integrase, whose amino-acid sequence MKLINEFFFQLEKEEVVAKVSIDFYKKDILDFEEYLKGKSLLDVTEEDIMVYLEFLKSKYAENSIIRKITSLKAMYKYFIKKEYINNSPVEKISTTRKNIKIGKKIKGYEIKAILDVCGDSRKEKRDSLIIKLLSETGLKISEILNLEAEDLKKNNYKSFTVNRGNEYIIIQISLDLSLELREYIEKLEIELDIEINKIFYDITNQNFKDRFIRYGRKAKLEREVLPSMIRNKCIDERKKETSGFKKENRLEEIRKEYFKIGIGDEN is encoded by the coding sequence ATGAAGTTGATTAATGAGTTTTTTTTTCAGTTAGAAAAGGAAGAAGTTGTAGCAAAGGTAAGTATAGATTTTTATAAAAAAGATATATTAGATTTTGAAGAATATTTAAAAGGCAAGAGTCTTTTAGATGTTACAGAAGAGGATATTATGGTATATTTAGAATTTTTAAAATCTAAATATGCAGAGAATTCAATAATAAGAAAAATAACCTCTTTAAAAGCTATGTACAAATATTTTATAAAAAAAGAGTATATAAATAATTCTCCAGTTGAAAAAATAAGCACAACAAGAAAAAATATAAAAATTGGTAAAAAGATAAAAGGATATGAAATTAAAGCAATTTTAGATGTGTGCGGAGATAGTAGAAAAGAAAAAAGAGATAGTCTAATAATAAAACTTTTATCAGAAACAGGCTTAAAAATATCAGAAATTTTAAATTTAGAAGCGGAAGATTTAAAAAAAAATAATTATAAAAGTTTTACAGTAAATAGAGGAAATGAATATATTATAATACAAATTTCATTAGATTTATCTTTAGAATTAAGAGAATATATAGAAAAATTAGAAATAGAATTAGATATTGAAATAAATAAAATTTTTTATGATATAACAAATCAAAATTTTAAAGATAGATTTATAAGATATGGAAGAAAGGCAAAATTAGAAAGAGAAGTTTTACCTAGCATGATAAGAAATAAATGTATTGATGAAAGAAAAAAAGAGACATCAGGTTTTAAAAAAGAAAATAGATTAGAAGAAATAAGGAAAGAATATTTTAAAATAGGAATAGGAGATGAGAATTAA
- a CDS encoding KH domain-containing protein, protein MERLENLLKYILSGLVEHEDLIRISYELIDDTVIFKVNVAKGEMGRVIGKNGLTANAIRGVMQAAGVKDKLNVNVEFLD, encoded by the coding sequence ATGGAAAGATTAGAAAATTTACTAAAATATATTTTAAGTGGTCTTGTAGAACATGAGGACTTAATTAGAATTTCTTATGAACTTATAGATGATACTGTTATCTTTAAAGTTAATGTTGCCAAAGGAGAAATGGGTAGAGTTATTGGTAAAAATGGGCTTACTGCTAATGCTATTAGAGGAGTTATGCAAGCTGCAGGAGTTAAGGATAAATTAAATGTTAATGTAGAATTTTTAGATTAG
- the rsmA gene encoding 16S rRNA (adenine(1518)-N(6)/adenine(1519)-N(6))-dimethyltransferase RsmA has translation MSFKHKKKYGQNFLTDQNNVLDKIIEVSNPGGNEEILEIGPGEGALTELLLKKSKKVNCVEIDTDLEKILRKKFKDKENFNLVMGDVLEVNLNEFLMPNTKVIANIPYYITSPIINKLISHRDKIDEIYLMVQKEVGERVCATSGKERSVLTLAVEFFGKGEYLFTIPKEFFTPPPKIDSGFISIKLHQDKRYEKQISEKVFFKYVKAAFSNKRKNIVNNLSTLKISKDLIKEKLEILGIAPNERAENITIDKFIELAKLFENK, from the coding sequence ATGTCATTTAAACATAAAAAAAAATATGGCCAAAATTTTTTAACTGACCAAAATAATGTATTAGATAAAATAATAGAAGTTTCTAATCCTGGGGGAAATGAAGAAATCTTAGAAATCGGCCCTGGAGAAGGAGCATTAACTGAACTTTTATTAAAAAAATCTAAAAAAGTAAATTGTGTTGAAATTGACACTGATTTGGAAAAAATTCTTAGAAAAAAATTTAAAGATAAAGAAAATTTTAATCTAGTTATGGGTGATGTATTAGAAGTTAATTTAAATGAGTTTTTAATGCCTAATACTAAAGTTATTGCAAATATTCCTTATTATATAACTTCTCCTATAATTAATAAATTAATATCTCATAGAGATAAAATAGATGAAATTTATTTAATGGTTCAAAAAGAAGTTGGAGAAAGGGTGTGTGCTACTTCTGGGAAAGAAAGAAGTGTTCTTACATTAGCCGTTGAGTTCTTTGGAAAAGGAGAATATTTATTCACCATTCCAAAAGAATTTTTTACACCACCACCTAAAATTGATTCAGGATTTATTTCTATAAAACTACATCAAGATAAAAGATATGAAAAACAAATTTCAGAAAAAGTATTTTTCAAATATGTTAAGGCTGCTTTTTCAAACAAAAGAAAAAATATTGTAAACAATTTATCAACTTTAAAAATCTCTAAAGATTTAATAAAAGAAAAATTAGAAATTTTGGGAATTGCTCCAAATGAAAGAGCTGAAAATATAACAATTGATAAATTCATTGAATTAGCTAAGTTATTTGAAAACAAATAA
- the era gene encoding GTPase Era yields MKAGFIAVVGRPNVGKSTLINKLVDEKVAIVSNKAGTTRENIKGILNVKGNQYIFIDTPGIHKPKHLLGEYMTNSAIRILKDVDAILMLLDGTQEISTGDQFVMERVLSARRTPRILVINKIDRLTDEELKNKRLEVEEKLGKFDGIVEIAGEYGIGIPKLLDRLEMFLEEDIQYYPDDMYTDMPIYRIMTEIVREKILLKTRDEIPHSVAIEIINVEKRDEGKDKFNINIYVERDSQKGIIIGKGGKMLKEIGTEARKEIEKLLDRKIYLELWVKVKNDWRKKKPFLKELGYFDEK; encoded by the coding sequence ATGAAAGCAGGATTTATTGCTGTAGTAGGGAGACCTAATGTAGGGAAATCAACCCTTATAAATAAATTAGTTGATGAAAAAGTAGCAATAGTTTCAAATAAAGCAGGAACAACAAGAGAAAATATAAAAGGGATATTAAATGTAAAAGGAAATCAGTATATATTTATAGATACTCCAGGTATACATAAACCAAAACATTTATTAGGTGAATATATGACAAATAGTGCTATTAGAATATTAAAAGATGTAGACGCTATTCTAATGCTTTTAGATGGAACTCAAGAAATTAGTACAGGAGATCAGTTTGTTATGGAAAGAGTTTTGTCAGCTAGAAGAACTCCAAGAATTTTGGTTATAAACAAAATTGATAGATTAACTGATGAAGAGTTGAAAAATAAAAGATTAGAAGTAGAAGAAAAATTAGGGAAATTTGATGGAATTGTTGAAATAGCAGGGGAATATGGAATAGGGATTCCTAAATTATTAGATAGGTTAGAAATGTTTTTAGAGGAAGATATTCAATATTATCCAGATGATATGTATACAGATATGCCTATATATAGAATAATGACAGAAATTGTTAGAGAAAAAATATTACTAAAAACTAGAGATGAAATTCCTCATTCAGTTGCAATAGAAATAATTAATGTTGAAAAAAGAGATGAAGGTAAGGATAAGTTTAATATTAATATTTATGTTGAAAGAGATTCTCAAAAAGGTATTATAATAGGAAAAGGCGGTAAAATGCTAAAAGAGATCGGAACTGAAGCTAGAAAAGAAATTGAAAAATTATTAGATAGAAAAATATATTTAGAACTTTGGGTAAAAGTAAAGAATGACTGGAGAAAGAAAAAACCATTCTTAAAAGAATTAGGATATTTTGATGAAAAATAA
- a CDS encoding DUF4911 domain-containing protein: protein MKSYEFFIQTRKEDIDFINKIMEAYEGIGVVRTNDPKKGLITIITTTDFKETAKEIIIDLGKNYVQLEILREGLWNGNL, encoded by the coding sequence ATGAAAAGTTATGAATTTTTTATTCAAACTAGAAAAGAAGACATTGATTTTATTAATAAAATCATGGAAGCTTATGAAGGTATTGGAGTTGTAAGAACTAATGATCCTAAAAAAGGATTAATTACAATAATTACTACTACAGATTTTAAAGAAACAGCAAAAGAAATAATTATTGATTTAGGAAAAAATTATGTACAACTTGAAATCCTTAGAGAAGGATTATGGAATGGTAATTTATAA
- a CDS encoding DMT family transporter codes for MFKYLEKKYLGAILVCFAASLWGLDSIVLTPRLFQLRVPFVVFMLHFIPFTAMTLVIGKREIKNIISLPRKDLFYYFLVALFGGTLGTLAIVKALFLVNFQHLTIVTLLQKSQPIFAIILARFLLKEKLKNNFILFAILALIGGYIMTFEFSFPKSSNESHILMASVYALFAAFSFGSSTVFGKKILANSSFITALYTRFCFTSIITFFIVLSKGQLGLISEVTAFQWFIFITIALTSGSMAIMIYYKGLQYIDASVATICELAFPISSVFFDYIFNDNILTLIQSFGAILLLFSIIKISKNQS; via the coding sequence GTGTTTAAATATTTAGAAAAAAAATATCTAGGAGCAATCTTAGTTTGTTTTGCAGCATCTTTATGGGGATTAGACTCTATTGTTCTAACTCCTAGATTATTTCAATTAAGAGTTCCTTTTGTTGTTTTTATGCTACATTTCATTCCTTTTACAGCAATGACTTTAGTTATTGGAAAAAGAGAAATTAAAAATATTATATCTCTTCCTAGGAAAGATTTATTTTATTATTTTTTAGTAGCTTTATTTGGAGGAACTCTTGGAACTTTAGCAATAGTTAAAGCTCTCTTTTTAGTTAATTTTCAACATTTAACTATTGTTACTTTACTACAAAAATCTCAGCCTATATTTGCTATTATTTTAGCTAGATTTCTTCTTAAAGAAAAATTAAAAAATAATTTTATTTTATTTGCTATTTTAGCATTAATTGGCGGTTATATAATGACTTTTGAATTTTCTTTTCCAAAGTCTTCTAATGAAAGTCATATTTTAATGGCTAGTGTGTATGCTTTATTTGCAGCCTTTTCATTTGGGAGTTCTACTGTTTTTGGTAAAAAAATTCTAGCTAACTCCTCATTTATAACAGCTCTTTATACAAGGTTTTGCTTTACTTCTATAATTACTTTCTTTATTGTTCTTAGCAAAGGACAATTAGGATTAATTTCTGAAGTTACTGCTTTCCAGTGGTTTATTTTTATTACTATTGCTCTTACTTCTGGTAGTATGGCAATTATGATTTATTACAAAGGACTTCAGTATATTGATGCCAGTGTAGCTACCATATGTGAATTGGCCTTCCCTATTTCTTCAGTCTTTTTTGACTATATTTTTAATGATAATATACTTACTCTTATCCAATCTTTCGGAGCTATTCTATTATTATTTTCAATTATAAAAATAAGCAAAAATCAATCTTAA
- a CDS encoding RNA methyltransferase produces the protein MRNKIYLALVHYPVYNKRKETVCTSVTNFDIHDISRTCRTYDVKEYDIVVPVEAQKQLTQRIIGYWQGGTGGEYNKDRESAFKHTKVKNSLEETIADIEKAEGQKPVIITTSAHIYPNSISYPGLSEKIFNDDKPYLFLFGTGWGLIKEVMDMSDYILEPIRGNTKYNHLSVRSAVSIILDRVLGEK, from the coding sequence ATGAGAAATAAAATATACTTAGCACTTGTACATTACCCTGTCTATAATAAAAGAAAGGAAACTGTATGTACTTCTGTTACAAACTTTGATATTCACGATATATCTAGAACTTGTAGAACTTATGATGTTAAAGAATATGATATAGTTGTTCCTGTTGAAGCTCAAAAACAACTTACTCAAAGAATTATTGGATACTGGCAAGGAGGAACAGGGGGAGAATATAATAAAGATAGAGAGTCTGCATTTAAACATACTAAAGTTAAAAACTCTTTAGAAGAAACTATTGCAGATATAGAAAAAGCTGAAGGACAAAAACCTGTAATTATAACTACATCAGCTCACATATATCCTAATTCTATTAGCTACCCTGGTCTTTCTGAAAAAATATTTAATGATGACAAACCTTACCTATTCTTATTTGGAACTGGTTGGGGGCTTATAAAAGAAGTTATGGATATGTCTGATTATATTCTAGAACCTATTAGAGGAAATACTAAATATAATCATCTTTCTGTTAGATCTGCTGTTTCTATTATTTTAGATAGAGTACTCGGAGAAAAATAA
- the rimM gene encoding ribosome maturation factor RimM (Essential for efficient processing of 16S rRNA) has protein sequence MNLVTIGKISGTHHLKGAVKSNLNINDPNILVNEKVLIIKPTGEKVILTVKKISRLVGEKYTIEFEEIKNKTEANVLHNSIVKINRKFLGLAEGEYLLQDLLGMKVFLEDKTCIGSVTEVFDTAAHDIIVVSDDEYEAMIPKLDPFIKNIDFSNNEIIVDLWEGMRELKIKK, from the coding sequence ATGAATTTAGTTACTATTGGTAAAATATCTGGCACTCACCATTTAAAAGGTGCCGTAAAATCAAATCTTAATATAAATGATCCTAACATTTTAGTTAATGAAAAAGTTTTAATTATAAAACCTACAGGAGAAAAAGTAATTTTAACTGTAAAGAAAATTTCTAGACTTGTTGGAGAAAAATATACTATTGAATTTGAAGAAATTAAAAATAAAACAGAAGCTAATGTTCTTCACAATAGCATAGTTAAAATTAATAGAAAATTTTTAGGACTAGCTGAAGGGGAATATTTATTACAAGATCTTCTTGGAATGAAAGTTTTTTTAGAAGATAAAACTTGTATAGGAAGTGTTACCGAGGTTTTTGATACTGCTGCTCATGATATCATAGTTGTTTCTGATGATGAATATGAAGCAATGATTCCAAAATTAGATCCTTTTATTAAAAACATTGACTTTTCTAACAATGAAATAATTGTTGATCTTTGGGAAGGTATGAGAGAATTAAAAATAAAAAAATAA
- the trmD gene encoding tRNA (guanosine(37)-N1)-methyltransferase TrmD, whose translation MKINILTLFPEFFSTFKNQSIIGRAVKNNLIEINVINIRDFCFDKHKQADDIPFGGEGGMVMKPEPLFRALEQCQGKVIYTSPQGVTFNQKLALNLKEEGELTIIAGHYEGIDERVVNEKVDMEISIGDYVLTGGEIPAMVIVDTISRLIPGVIKKSSYENDSFFNGLLDYPQYTRPAEYQGLKVPDVLISGNHKKIKEWRIKESLKRTYLRRPDLLENKKLNDLEKKLLEEVILELKKLK comes from the coding sequence TTGAAAATAAATATTTTAACTTTATTTCCTGAATTTTTTAGCACTTTTAAAAATCAAAGTATTATTGGAAGAGCTGTTAAAAATAATTTAATCGAGATTAATGTAATAAATATCAGAGATTTTTGTTTTGATAAACATAAACAAGCTGATGACATTCCCTTTGGGGGAGAAGGAGGAATGGTTATGAAACCTGAGCCTCTTTTTCGTGCTTTAGAACAATGCCAAGGTAAGGTTATTTATACTTCTCCTCAAGGAGTGACTTTTAATCAAAAGTTAGCTCTAAATTTAAAAGAAGAAGGAGAACTTACTATCATTGCTGGTCATTATGAAGGAATTGATGAAAGAGTTGTCAATGAAAAAGTTGATATGGAAATTTCTATAGGAGATTATGTCTTAACTGGAGGGGAAATTCCTGCAATGGTTATTGTTGATACTATTTCTAGACTTATCCCTGGAGTTATAAAAAAATCTTCTTATGAAAATGATTCTTTTTTTAACGGCTTACTAGATTACCCTCAATATACTAGACCTGCAGAATATCAAGGACTTAAGGTTCCTGATGTGCTAATTTCAGGAAATCACAAAAAAATTAAAGAATGGAGAATCAAGGAAAGCTTAAAAAGAACTTACCTTAGAAGACCTGACTTACTAGAAAATAAAAAACTTAATGATTTAGAAAAAAAATTACTAGAAGAAGTAATTTTAGAATTAAAAAAATTAAAATAA